Genomic window (Rosa chinensis cultivar Old Blush chromosome 6, RchiOBHm-V2, whole genome shotgun sequence):
TCAATCTCATTTGTATCAATGGGTCATGCTAGAAACAGATTCGGTAATAAGTAAACCAAAATAAGTGATTGAGAACAACACGATCGAGTTGTACAAGTACAACTATATCAGTTTCACGGACCTGTAGAAtcacataaaaaaaaactgagatTGTAACAAAAGATGAAATAAAAGTTTATGTAATGCAACATTGTACCTAACAGAGGGAATGTGACATATGTTTGGATTGTCATGTGCAACATTATTCAAAACAGAAATGAGGAAGAAAACAAGGCCGTAATTTGTAAAGAATCAGCAAAAACTAACAGAAACGAATGCAGTGACTCCTCATCTGAACTTTCAAACTGACTACTTAAATTAGAGGTGGGCACCCAAAACCGAAATCCCGGTCCCGTCCCGAAATCCGCCGAAATGGGACGGgatcaaaatttaaaatttactaTTTGGGCCCGTCCCGTGAAAACGGAATCGGTTTCGGTTCTCATTTACTATGTCCCGTTTGGGCCCGTCCCGTAccgatttatatatatatatatatatatatatatataatatgtataatttatattatctttgctcctattttcttttgtcttggtcttgtctccatctctctctgacCTTTTATTAGTTTATTCCGCCTAGTTTCTTTATTGTCccccttcttttctttcttctccctctctctcctcgtCCGTTTTCACATCTCTCTGATAAGTTAATGTCTGGTAAACCGACCAAAATTGATCTGGACAAGGACACCCGAATTGATGTGCGATGCCAGGTTTATCTTCTTCACTTACTCCTTAGCATAATTCATATCTTTTTTGTCGAGTTAATTGGAATTTATTCATGAGGTGATTTGTTTGCATTGCCAGATTCATCAATTGACTTTCAGTCCTCATACAGATGCCAAAGGGATTATGGATCTGGTGAAGTTTCTTTCTCCCAAGCACGTGATACTTGTTCATGGTGAGAAGCCTAGGATGGCTACTCTGAAAGGAAGAATTCAATCCGAACTGGGAATTCAAAGTTGCTCAAATCCAAACTTCAAGTTTTCTACAGGCGGCTCAGAACACGAACAAATCCAAACTccgatgcatttttttttttcgggatGTCCCGGTCCCAACCCGGTACTGTTCGAGTTCAGGCCCGTCGGGATCACTTCTCAAAATAGCATTaaccgtcccgtcccgtcccgaaaAATAATTCCGAGCCCGGGATCGGGATTACCAAgatcccggcccgtgcccagccctaactTAAATAACTATTGCAATCGAAAAAAAAGTGTTGGTTCGAATGGGCAGCCTAGCGGGGCCATAGTGGATTTGGAAGGCACCGACCCGTTATCCTTCCACTGTAAGGAGAGGGAAGTGATCGCTGCTCTGTGAAACCAGCCTCACGCATTGCCCTCCTCTCTAGGAACCATGAGGCCCAGAGCCTTCGCCCAAGCCACATAGCCCAACTCCTTGCTTGGAACGGGCGGGTCAGAATATAGCCACGCCGAACCCGACCCGCTAATGCTGAACCAAAGTCCCAACACTTCAATGCCCCCATCTTTGGGTTATAAGCTCACGTGACCAAGCTCGGCGAGGCATGTAGATAGTTTTCTTTATATAAACAACTCATCCTCTTTAATATCGACGATGTGGGATTTGTGTTCACCTTGCTGCCTTCTTTCACCTATGAAGTTTGACTTTGATGCTTCTTTGCAAGCTCGAGACATAGTCCATAACTATTGTTGGTTAATCTCCTTACACATTTTTCGAATATTAAGGATTGATACATAAGATTACAAAACTAACTCATGCATGTGTCTCTCTGTATTGTTCCTTAACACCAAAATTTCTGATAAACTAGCTAGTTGAACATACTATCTAGAGCAATGAAAAATGCCCTTAAGAGCTGAACGGCTTTATGAAAGATCATCGATTCAGATACAAAATAGTTCTATAAGCACAACATCTTCAATCCATATTTATAAATACTGTAATTGAATTAGAGATGCGCATTGATCAAATGTGCACATACCAGACTCCATGAAGATAGCTGAATTGGCCAAGAGACCAACTGAGAGCAAAGTTTCCATTGATGCCAGAGCAAGGAGCTTACATCAACTGCCTAAAACTTTAGAAAAAGAGCAAGGAAGACCGCTAACTCGATCTTAACAAATATCAGCCTATCTTTCAAATCCAATTAAGTCAATGAACCTAGATAATTGCTGATAGGGTACAGAATAACGGTCGTAAGCATGTTTTTGAATTAGAAGGTGACACTATTGACTGTTCCATTTGAGTTTTCCTTGTTTATAAAAGGAAACTACATCACAAGTGAGATATAAGCTATAGCTAGCTTATCAGCTCAAGTTGCATTTGCGGCTATTGAGAATGCAAGAACTTATCTCACAACATTCAGtgtcctgaaaaaaaaaataataataaatgaaCACTTGCGAATGGTTTATAGATTTGAAACAATTCATCAATCCCTCATGTGGagttgtgagagagagagagagagagagagagaaagagagagagtcctGTAGAATTCTTTTGAGACTCGGAAAGCTAGCTTTTACTCCCACGGATGCTACAATGAGAGGTTTTCTTGGTTAATGTTATACTTCGAGTCCAAATTAGGTTGTTGCCGGTAGCTTCATTACCGTGGACATCTCATCCAAGCATCTTGGCTGTGGACTatctgataaagtaatctgagattcacatccaaaattaattggcaatggatggagtggcccaaacccttataaacccactaGACAAGGTCCTATTTTTCCCATGtgtgatgtatatattctcaacatcatCATCAAGATTGATCGAGCTGGAGACATGGTCAACATTCTTGATTGAGTCGAGCACATCATCTAGGACAATGTCAGAGAGTTCCATCATGTTTGAGCCATTACTGTGCCCTTGAGTACGGCCATTAGTCTCATCAATATTATCATATGTCCTCAGCTGTTCCTCAAAGCGTTATAATTTCAGTCTAACTAAAGAGGCATGGGTTActaacaaaagaaatatattCCAAGTTCAAGGAAGATATTAAACAAATACGGATAGTAGATGAGaaatgagagagaagaaaaggtgaaacaaaaaatacataaaactaaaactagaggagaaaagaaaaactggACATGACTCATATAAATCTTTTAATTGTAAACTACACCAATATATCATAGGTTCTCTCATGACTCATGCGAAGCCTATAATCACAACACTTAGAAGCAAGGTCCTGCTATTGCTTACTTTTCATGGTTATGAGATAACTGATGTTTATTACTAATGATGAACTACATAGATTTGTAAAATGTAACTGTAAACCACGTACAAACTATATGGCTGTAAAATTGATTCCAATGTAAGGTACTAGCTAGCTACGAGATCAAACAAACCATTTTGTTGGTTGAACCATCAATGGCCTTGAACATTTTCATAACTTGAGCAGGGGTCTGAAAAAATTTCATCAGTTTTCTGTAGGTCTCTACCTCTTCTGTTTTCAATAAGAATTTTTCAGCATTGCTTGTAGTACAAGATATTGAACTACTAGCAAATCATCAAAAAGTACCTATTTGTTTTTTTCAATTCGCAGATTATCAGCTGAATCTTAAGCTTGTTTAGGATGTAATAGACCTTTCGAGAAAATTGAGATGAATCATGTGGCATGTCCCTGAAATggaggaaaaataaatataaaaaaaaaataacagagagagagagagacgagtaGGAATTTTTTTCTGCAAAATAATAATTGATAACCTCATAACCAATTTTTCAATGCTTACACGGGAGCACACAAAAAAATTTCTCCTTTAACTTAACGATAAAGTTGAGATTAGCTGTACAATTTTTAACTTCACGTAGCTCTCTTAAGCTTATACCTATATTATTTTAAACAATCCAGAataaactttaaaaaaaataatccaGAATAAATATtaagttcttctcttccctaTTCAAGCTAGCTTAATACCCTTTTAAGTCCCTATCTCAGTAATGAGTATCTTGCTTGCAAGCTTTCGTATGCAACCTCTGTAATTTCTACCTACTGTTGATAACACCACCTCCATCTAACAAACTGATAGTATGTTAACGTTTGATATTCTTCCCAGCCCTATAAAATCATTAGACCTTGACCAATATGTCACACCAAACATATTTGACATTACATACAATCAAGTACAATTGGCTTCAAGAATGGCAAAACGCAACAACTTGTGCAGGGCTTCCGTACTTCTCTTCTCATGTTTAGTTGGGTTCTTTTTTATTCCAGCCAAAGCTGCATTGAAGACCTACCAGTTCGATGTGAGTGCTGCAGGAACACCTGGGCTTCCTCTACTGCTTCTGCTTAGAATTTAACAAAACCTTACATGCATTTCATTTATTTGCAGATTCAAGTGAAGAATGTGAGCAGGTTGTGCCATTCTAAGCCAATTGTTACAGTAAATGGGATGTTCCCTGGACCAACAATCTATGCTAGAGAAGGCGACACAATTTTAGTTAATGTTACCAACTATGCACAATATAACATGTCAATTCATTGGTAAGACTTTACAGTGTTAAGGCATAAGGTATTATGATAGGATTGCATATATGAACACAACCTTAATTAGTTAGTAATGCAGTATTTGGTGGATTTATTTTCCAGGCATGGTCTAAAGCAATATAGAAATGGGTGGGCAGATGGACCTGCTTATATAACACAATGTCCCATCAAGACAGGAAACAGTTACACCTACAATATGACAATCACAGGGCAAAGAGGAACTCTATGGTGGCATGCTCACATCTTTTGGCTAAGAGCCACCGTCTATGGAGCTATTGTCATTCTGCCCAAACAAGGGACTGGCTTTCCTTTTCCTCAGCCTTACAGCGAAACTAATCTTATCTTAGGTGAGTTTGAGTTTTTGACTTCTTGCTAGCTATCAATCTCTCATAAGTAGTGCCTTGCACCTTTTTCTTGTACTAGTAGATAAATGCCAATATATCTAATTGCATTGCAATGTTCTTTTGTAAATGGTATAGGAGAATGGTGGAATAACGATGTTGAAGAGGTTGTTAAACAAGGGAACAGACTGGGATTGCCTCCGAATATGTCAGATGCACATACCATTAATGGGAAGCCAGGGCCGCTCTTTCCATGCTCTGAAAAACGTAAGTCAAGCCATCCATGCTATATTACCACTGCAAATCTGGGCCAAGCATTCAACAAGAATGCAAACAATCAATTATTATAGATTGGAAATATGAAATTGACATCATTTTACAGCGACTGTTTAGACCTGCAAAATTTCATTCTGCATTCTCATTTCTCGTTTTTTCCATCTCAGATACCTTTGCAATGGAGGTTGAACAAGGAAAGACTTACCTACTACGGATCATCAATGCCGCACTCAATGACGAGCTATTCTTCGCAATCGCTGGCCATAACTTGACAGTGGTAGAAGTTGATGCAGTCTATACCAAACCATTTACATCTCAGGCAATACTAATTGCACCAGGCCAGACCACAAATGTTCTTGTTCAGGCAAATAATGCCCCTAGCAGATACTTCATGGCTGCAAGGCCATTCATGGATGCACCTCTTTCCATAGACAATAAGACTGCCACTGCAATCCTGCAATATAAAGGCATCCCCAATTCTGTGCAGCCAGTCCTTTCCCAACTTCCAGCACTCAATGACACAGCTTTTGCCCTGAGCTACAACGGGAAGCTGAGAAGCCTAAACACCgcaatgtacccagcaaatgtACCTCTTAAAGTCGATAGACAGCTTTTCTACACAATTGGTTTGGGAATCAACCAATGCACTACTTGCCTGAATGGAACACAGCTCTCTGCTTCTTTGAACAACATCACTTTCGTGATGCCCCAAATCGGGCTGCTTCAAGCTCATTACTTCAACACCAAGGGGGTATTTACCACAGACTTCCCTGACCGTCCTCCAACACCTTTCAATTATACAGGTGCACCACTCACTGCCAACCTTGGAACCAAACAAGGCACCCGGCTAAGTAAGATCACCTTTAACTCGACAGTAGAGTTGGTGCTACAAGATACCAATCTGCTCACTGTGGAAtcccatccattccaccttcatGGTTACAACTTTTTCATTGTTGGGACTGGAGTTGGGAACTTTGACCCCAAGAAGGACCCGGCTAAGTTTAACTTGGTGGATCCTCCTGAAAGAAACACAGTTGGGGTTCCCACCGGTGGTTGGGCTGCCATAAGATTCAGGGCTGACAATCCAGGTAAATACATCATATAACCAAAGAGCATGCTCCCTTAAACTTCAAATCTCAAAGCTACAACATCAGACAACTAATTGAACTAATCATTACTGACCCAATGAACAATATCTGCTAATGTATAGGTGTGTGGTTCATGCACTGTC
Coding sequences:
- the LOC112170173 gene encoding laccase-11; protein product: MAKRNNLCRASVLLFSCLVGFFFIPAKAALKTYQFDIQVKNVSRLCHSKPIVTVNGMFPGPTIYAREGDTILVNVTNYAQYNMSIHWHGLKQYRNGWADGPAYITQCPIKTGNSYTYNMTITGQRGTLWWHAHIFWLRATVYGAIVILPKQGTGFPFPQPYSETNLILGEWWNNDVEEVVKQGNRLGLPPNMSDAHTINGKPGPLFPCSEKHTFAMEVEQGKTYLLRIINAALNDELFFAIAGHNLTVVEVDAVYTKPFTSQAILIAPGQTTNVLVQANNAPSRYFMAARPFMDAPLSIDNKTATAILQYKGIPNSVQPVLSQLPALNDTAFALSYNGKLRSLNTAMYPANVPLKVDRQLFYTIGLGINQCTTCLNGTQLSASLNNITFVMPQIGLLQAHYFNTKGVFTTDFPDRPPTPFNYTGAPLTANLGTKQGTRLSKITFNSTVELVLQDTNLLTVESHPFHLHGYNFFIVGTGVGNFDPKKDPAKFNLVDPPERNTVGVPTGGWAAIRFRADNPGVWFMHCHLELHTSWGLKMAFVVENGKGSDKSVLPPPADLPPC